In one window of Paenarthrobacter nicotinovorans DNA:
- a CDS encoding DUF3710 domain-containing protein translates to MLFGRGKKSKAERSDTAGTVEESGAEAQDPQTSESPARGDFRLGKGPLDVDEIDSREGYVDLGALLIAPAEGLQLRLEVEEATQRVVAVTLDLAGSSLQLQAFAAPRSEGLWDEIREQITQSVASQGGETEEIQGDFGTELVAKLPAEAADGSKGFRAARFMGVDGPRWFLRGVLGGQAALERDAAAGLEELFRRVVVVRGDNPMPPRELLQLRLPKDAAVPGPAAAPQGAVPPSDSTLQQPERGPEITQIG, encoded by the coding sequence ATGCTTTTTGGGCGCGGCAAGAAGTCCAAGGCCGAGCGGTCTGACACCGCCGGCACCGTCGAGGAATCCGGTGCCGAGGCGCAAGATCCCCAAACCAGTGAGTCCCCGGCGCGGGGTGACTTCCGTCTGGGCAAAGGTCCCCTGGACGTGGATGAAATCGACAGCCGCGAGGGGTACGTTGACCTGGGTGCCCTGCTGATCGCGCCTGCTGAAGGTCTACAGCTCCGCCTTGAGGTGGAAGAAGCAACCCAACGCGTGGTGGCAGTGACGCTGGATCTGGCAGGTTCCAGCCTGCAGTTGCAGGCATTTGCTGCACCACGTTCGGAAGGATTGTGGGATGAAATCCGGGAACAGATCACCCAGTCCGTAGCAAGCCAGGGCGGCGAAACGGAAGAAATCCAGGGAGACTTCGGTACCGAACTCGTAGCCAAGCTGCCGGCCGAGGCCGCCGATGGAAGCAAGGGATTCCGCGCAGCCCGCTTCATGGGCGTGGACGGGCCCCGCTGGTTCCTGCGCGGCGTGCTCGGTGGGCAGGCTGCCCTGGAACGTGACGCCGCAGCAGGCCTGGAGGAGCTCTTCCGCCGCGTAGTAGTGGTCCGCGGCGACAATCCGATGCCGCCACGAGAACTGCTGCAGCTGCGCTTGCCCAAGGATGCAGCCGTTCCCGGCCCGGCCGCCGCTCCCCAGGGAGCCGTGCCGCCGTCGGACTCCACCCTTCAGCAGCCCGAGCGAGGCCCGGAGATCACCCAGATTGGCTGA
- a CDS encoding DUF3159 domain-containing protein, with product MTVANGSDPKDTGPSSPQRGEGPGLEAPAPDTDKPRMSDIAAGYAEKAGLHRNSAGHVDMLKSAGGVQGIAESILPGLVFLVTFTITRDLTPSLVAALATAAVFTVVRLIQRRPLTQALAGVVGVGISAWLANTTGKAEDFYVLGFFTNLAYIAAMVLSIVLKWPVAGLLFGFVRNEGLEWRKDPERLRAYKLGTWIVVAVLALRLVVQVPLYFMGEDGLTALATTRLLMGAPLYILGLWVAWLVTKPGVQPSKPSSSDA from the coding sequence ATGACCGTCGCCAACGGATCAGACCCCAAGGACACCGGACCGTCTTCGCCCCAACGCGGCGAGGGGCCTGGTCTGGAGGCACCGGCGCCCGACACGGATAAGCCGCGCATGTCCGACATCGCCGCCGGATACGCCGAAAAAGCAGGACTTCACCGCAACAGCGCCGGCCACGTGGACATGTTGAAGTCGGCCGGTGGTGTGCAAGGCATTGCCGAGAGTATCCTGCCGGGGCTTGTCTTCCTGGTGACCTTTACCATCACCCGGGACCTGACGCCGTCGCTTGTTGCCGCCCTGGCGACTGCAGCAGTCTTTACCGTCGTCCGCCTGATCCAGCGGCGCCCCCTGACACAGGCGCTGGCAGGCGTGGTTGGAGTCGGTATTTCCGCCTGGCTCGCGAACACCACCGGGAAGGCCGAGGACTTCTACGTGCTCGGGTTCTTCACCAACCTCGCGTACATCGCCGCCATGGTCCTTTCCATCGTGCTCAAATGGCCCGTGGCCGGCCTGCTCTTCGGGTTCGTCCGCAATGAGGGCCTTGAATGGCGGAAGGATCCTGAGCGGCTCCGTGCTTACAAGCTCGGCACCTGGATCGTGGTGGCTGTGCTCGCCCTGCGCCTGGTAGTGCAGGTTCCCCTGTACTTCATGGGCGAGGACGGGTTGACCGCACTTGCCACCACCCGGCTCCTGATGGGTGCCCCGCTCTACATCCTGGGGTTGTGGGTGGCGTGGCTGGTCACCAAGCCCGGAGTTCAGCCGTCGAAGCCGTCGTCGTCGGACGCTTGA
- a CDS encoding potassium channel family protein: protein MKVVIVGAGSVGSSIARELLAHHHQILLIDLKPEVIGRSGLRGARWLVGDACELSTLQDAKLDDADVVVSATGDDKVNLVVSLLAKTEFGVGRTVGRVNNPKNDWMFNDSWGVDVAVNTPQLMTALVEEAVEIGDIVRLLTLQTGVASIVEFTVPHDSHVIGSTVGAIEWPEDSTLVAILRDQAPITPTRDDVLDGGDELFFVTTIAAEDGLRALLSKNSGAGEDSGEHAAETAQASDDDGFDG, encoded by the coding sequence GTGAAAGTTGTCATTGTTGGCGCAGGCAGCGTCGGCTCGTCCATTGCGCGCGAGCTCCTGGCCCACCATCACCAGATCCTGCTCATCGATCTCAAACCCGAGGTCATCGGACGCAGCGGACTCCGCGGTGCCCGGTGGCTGGTGGGCGACGCCTGTGAGCTAAGCACCTTGCAGGACGCCAAACTTGACGATGCCGACGTCGTGGTTTCAGCCACAGGCGACGACAAAGTAAATCTGGTCGTGTCGCTTCTCGCCAAGACCGAGTTCGGCGTCGGACGCACCGTCGGACGCGTCAACAACCCGAAGAATGACTGGATGTTCAACGACTCCTGGGGTGTTGACGTCGCGGTCAATACTCCCCAGCTCATGACGGCCCTCGTCGAGGAAGCCGTGGAGATTGGCGACATCGTGCGCCTGCTGACCCTGCAAACGGGTGTGGCATCAATCGTGGAGTTCACGGTTCCGCACGACTCCCATGTGATTGGGAGCACCGTGGGTGCGATTGAATGGCCCGAAGATTCAACACTTGTGGCCATTTTGCGCGACCAGGCCCCCATCACCCCCACGCGGGACGACGTCCTCGATGGTGGCGACGAGCTCTTCTTCGTCACCACCATCGCGGCGGAAGATGGTCTGCGGGCACTGTTGTCGAAGAATTCAGGCGCCGGCGAAGACTCCGGCGAACACGCCGCGGAAACGGCTCAAGCGTCCGACGACGACGGCTTCGACGGCTGA
- a CDS encoding potassium channel family protein has product MAHFVIMGCGRVGATLAHTLEDAGHSVAIIDQDERAFRRLRKSFTGRKVTGVGFDRDTLKQAGVEEAYAFAAVSSGDNSNILATRVARETFHVAHVVARIYDPGRAEIYQRLGIPTVAAVRWSADQVLRRILPEQHLAGDYREPSGRLVLAEVDLHQDWIGHRLSSIEEAAGIRIAFLTRFGEGLLPQAGTAYQEGDTVHAMLSLDRTSEISRILAKAPAKES; this is encoded by the coding sequence GTGGCTCACTTCGTGATCATGGGTTGCGGGCGTGTTGGCGCAACTCTGGCACACACTTTGGAGGATGCAGGCCATTCCGTGGCCATCATCGATCAGGACGAGCGGGCCTTCCGCCGGTTGCGGAAGTCCTTTACCGGGCGCAAGGTCACCGGAGTGGGCTTTGACCGGGACACCCTCAAGCAGGCCGGCGTGGAGGAAGCCTACGCTTTCGCAGCGGTCTCCAGCGGCGATAACTCGAACATCCTGGCCACCCGGGTGGCCCGCGAGACCTTCCACGTTGCCCACGTGGTGGCCCGCATCTACGACCCGGGACGCGCCGAAATCTACCAGCGTCTGGGCATCCCCACGGTTGCCGCCGTGCGTTGGAGTGCGGATCAGGTCCTTCGCCGCATCCTGCCCGAACAACACCTGGCGGGCGATTACCGCGAACCCTCAGGCCGTTTGGTCCTGGCTGAAGTGGACCTGCACCAGGATTGGATCGGCCACAGGCTCAGCTCCATCGAAGAGGCCGCCGGTATACGCATCGCCTTTCTTACCCGCTTCGGAGAGGGCCTGCTTCCGCAGGCCGGCACCGCCTACCAGGAAGGCGACACGGTCCACGCCATGCTGAGCCTGGACCGAACATCCGAGATCAGCCGGATCCTCGCCAAAGCACCCGCCAAGGAGTCTTAG
- a CDS encoding APC family permease, with translation MLTILNAAKRVLVGRPVRNDRLSHTLLPKRIALPIFASDALSSVAYAPDEILLTLALAGVSAVAFSPLVGLAVMVVLLTVVASYRQNVHAYPSGGGDYEIANVNLGKYAGLTVASALLVDYVLTVAVSMSSAATYLTTAIPSLHGQQALIATIGVTILALVNLRGIKEAGTVFAIPTYIFMASILGMTAVGIFQAATGQLGEAPSANFTIVPAPGFDEGLVGLAGAFLLLRAFSSGAAALTGVEAISNGVPNFKKPKSKNAATTLLLLGVIAASMLAGILYLANATKVHIVLDPAKEFLVDGKPLPEGYIQTPAISQIADTIFGSGSILFYIVVAATGIILVFASNTAFNGFPVLGSILAQDGYLPRQLRTRGDRLAFSNGVLALAAGALVLILAFNADVTKLIQLYIVGVFISFTASQLGMIRHWGRELKLAKDKVVRRRIIKSRTINMMGFGMTALVLVIVLITKFEQGAWIALLAMFILFLIMWSIRAHYDNVAKELAVDEDSSPRALPTRVHAVLLVSHVRKPVLRALAYARASRPSRLDAVTVDINSEETEHTVRDWEKLEIPVPLTVLASPYRETVTPIMDYIKTMRRDSPRDLIVVYIPEYVVGKWWEQLVHNQTALRIKTRLHFEPGVMVASVPWQLKSSEEAKALQDTQ, from the coding sequence GTGCTGACAATTTTGAATGCCGCGAAGCGGGTGCTGGTGGGCCGGCCTGTCCGGAACGACCGCCTGTCCCACACGCTGTTGCCCAAACGCATCGCATTGCCGATCTTCGCCTCGGACGCCCTGTCGTCGGTGGCGTACGCCCCGGATGAAATCCTGCTTACGCTCGCCTTGGCCGGGGTCAGCGCCGTGGCGTTCTCGCCCTTGGTTGGCCTCGCCGTCATGGTGGTGTTGCTCACAGTGGTGGCCTCGTACCGCCAAAACGTCCATGCCTACCCGTCCGGTGGCGGCGACTATGAGATCGCGAACGTCAACCTCGGCAAGTATGCGGGCCTTACGGTTGCGTCGGCCCTGCTGGTTGACTACGTCCTCACCGTCGCGGTGTCCATGTCCTCGGCTGCGACGTACCTGACCACCGCCATCCCCTCGCTCCACGGCCAGCAGGCGTTGATCGCCACCATAGGTGTCACCATCCTTGCGTTGGTCAACCTGCGGGGAATCAAGGAAGCCGGCACGGTCTTCGCCATTCCTACCTACATCTTCATGGCGTCCATCCTGGGCATGACGGCCGTTGGAATCTTCCAGGCGGCGACCGGACAACTGGGGGAGGCCCCGTCAGCCAACTTCACAATCGTTCCCGCGCCCGGATTCGATGAAGGCCTGGTGGGACTTGCCGGCGCCTTCCTGCTGCTTCGGGCCTTCTCCTCGGGAGCCGCGGCCCTCACCGGCGTCGAAGCCATCAGCAACGGCGTACCCAACTTCAAGAAGCCCAAGAGCAAGAATGCAGCGACGACGCTGCTGCTCCTGGGTGTCATTGCCGCTTCGATGCTGGCTGGAATCCTCTACCTGGCCAATGCCACGAAGGTGCACATCGTCCTGGACCCGGCAAAGGAGTTCCTGGTGGACGGCAAGCCGCTTCCCGAGGGCTACATCCAAACCCCGGCCATCAGCCAGATCGCCGATACGATCTTCGGCTCCGGCTCCATCCTCTTCTACATCGTCGTTGCAGCCACCGGCATCATCCTGGTGTTTGCCTCCAACACCGCCTTCAACGGATTTCCCGTACTGGGCTCCATCCTTGCGCAGGACGGATACCTTCCCCGCCAGTTGCGCACCAGGGGCGACAGGTTGGCTTTCAGCAACGGTGTCCTGGCCTTGGCAGCCGGAGCCTTGGTCCTCATCCTCGCGTTCAACGCCGATGTCACCAAGCTGATCCAGCTCTACATCGTGGGCGTTTTCATCTCCTTCACGGCAAGCCAGCTGGGCATGATCCGCCACTGGGGCCGTGAGCTGAAGCTGGCCAAGGACAAGGTTGTCCGGCGCCGCATCATCAAATCCCGCACCATCAACATGATGGGCTTCGGGATGACGGCACTGGTGCTGGTGATTGTCCTCATCACAAAGTTTGAACAGGGTGCCTGGATCGCCCTGCTCGCGATGTTCATCCTCTTCCTCATCATGTGGAGCATCCGGGCCCACTATGACAATGTCGCCAAGGAACTCGCAGTCGACGAAGACTCCTCTCCCCGCGCACTGCCTACCCGGGTCCACGCCGTACTTCTCGTCTCGCACGTGCGCAAACCGGTCCTGAGGGCGCTGGCCTATGCCCGCGCCTCAAGGCCTTCGCGTCTGGACGCCGTCACCGTGGACATCAACTCCGAAGAGACGGAACACACCGTCAGGGACTGGGAAAAACTGGAAATTCCCGTTCCCTTGACTGTTTTGGCCAGCCCCTACCGTGAAACTGTCACGCCCATCATGGACTACATCAAAACCATGCGCCGGGACTCTCCACGCGACCTCATCGTCGTGTACATCCCGGAGTATGTGGTGGGCAAGTGGTGGGAACAGCTGGTCCACAACCAGACAGCACTCAGAATCAAGACGAGGCTCCACTTTGAACCCGGAGTCATGGTTGCCAGCGTTCCGTGGCAACTGAAGTCGTCAGAAGAAGCAAAGGCACTGCAGGATACCCAATGA
- a CDS encoding class I SAM-dependent RNA methyltransferase — MTPHSNPPRTGHSDTHGAQAADGDELVVSVGPIAHGGHFVARHEGRVIFVRHAIPGEKVRVRLTDSGDSSRFWRADVVEVLDASPDRVPHFWKAADSLASWNRGAPPVGGAELGHISLERQRGLKAEVLAEQLKRLAGLDLATEVEAVGGNHDDGLGWRTRASFAVTSNGRLGMHAHRSDMVLPVKEMPLALQGINDLRLWDIDLSGIARVEVAVPANGSRPLILLAPEEGTSPKRLHSIVSQLPGDVSVAGFDPLKGEVQQLRGRTWVQESAAGHDYRVTGEGFWQIHKDAPNTLVGAVTDYLSRGGYLEHCAAVADLYAGAGLFTAPLADAVGITGSVLSVEGSPGTSRDARKNLHGSPQVEIVQGRVERVLHQRSRSFDSLVLDPPRAGAGKTVVKQLMATGPRAIAYVSCDPASFARDLGYFHQGGWRLESLRAFDLYPNTHHLETVGLIVPAA; from the coding sequence ATGACCCCCCACAGCAATCCGCCCCGCACGGGGCACAGCGACACTCACGGAGCCCAGGCAGCGGACGGTGATGAACTCGTCGTCAGCGTCGGTCCGATCGCCCACGGCGGGCATTTCGTCGCACGTCACGAGGGCCGCGTTATTTTCGTCCGGCATGCCATCCCCGGTGAGAAGGTCCGCGTCCGGTTGACCGACTCGGGTGACTCGTCGCGCTTCTGGCGCGCCGACGTCGTGGAGGTCCTGGACGCTTCGCCCGACCGCGTTCCGCACTTTTGGAAGGCGGCGGACTCCCTGGCGTCCTGGAACCGGGGTGCCCCGCCGGTCGGCGGCGCCGAACTGGGGCACATCTCGCTCGAGCGGCAGCGTGGCCTGAAAGCAGAGGTTCTCGCCGAACAGCTGAAACGGCTGGCCGGCCTGGATCTCGCCACCGAGGTGGAGGCAGTCGGCGGGAACCACGACGACGGACTCGGCTGGCGTACGCGCGCCAGCTTCGCGGTGACCTCCAATGGACGCTTGGGCATGCATGCCCACCGCTCGGACATGGTGCTTCCGGTCAAGGAAATGCCGTTGGCCCTGCAGGGGATCAACGACCTCCGGCTATGGGACATTGACCTTTCCGGCATAGCCCGTGTGGAGGTCGCTGTCCCAGCCAACGGTTCCAGGCCCCTGATCCTCCTGGCTCCGGAGGAAGGCACCAGCCCCAAACGCTTGCACAGCATCGTCTCCCAACTGCCAGGCGACGTCTCCGTGGCGGGTTTCGATCCCCTTAAGGGCGAGGTCCAGCAACTGCGGGGGAGGACCTGGGTCCAGGAGAGTGCCGCAGGCCACGACTACCGGGTAACAGGAGAGGGTTTCTGGCAAATCCATAAGGACGCACCGAACACCCTGGTTGGAGCTGTGACGGACTATCTTTCCCGCGGCGGGTATCTGGAGCACTGTGCGGCTGTCGCCGATCTCTACGCCGGCGCCGGGCTGTTTACGGCCCCTCTGGCGGACGCCGTAGGGATCACTGGTTCGGTCCTCTCTGTCGAGGGCTCGCCGGGCACCAGCCGGGACGCCCGCAAGAACCTCCATGGATCGCCCCAGGTGGAAATAGTCCAGGGCCGCGTGGAGCGGGTCCTGCACCAGCGGTCCCGCAGCTTCGACTCCTTGGTGCTGGATCCGCCCAGGGCCGGCGCAGGCAAAACCGTGGTCAAGCAATTGATGGCCACCGGCCCGCGTGCAATCGCCTATGTGTCCTGCGATCCCGCTTCCTTTGCGCGTGATCTGGGTTACTTCCATCAGGGCGGATGGCGGCTGGAGTCGCTGCGGGCTTTTGATCTCTACCCCAACACCCACCATCTCGAAACGGTTGGCCTGATCGTTCCGGCCGCCTAG
- a CDS encoding aconitate hydratase → MSTVDSFGSKGVLNVAGTDYEIFRLNSVEGADSLPFSLKVLLENLLRTEDGANITADHVRALAGWDPNAEPDTEIQFTPARVIMQDFTGVPCVVDLATMREAVKELGGDPKRVNPLAPAEMVIDHSVQIDAFGNSGALERNMEIEYQRNGERYQFLRWGQTAFDDFKVVPPGTGIVHQVNIEYLARTVMTREVDGVVRAYPDTCVGTDSHTTMVNGLGILGWGVGGIEAEAAMLGQPVSMLIPRVVGFKLNGSIPAGATATDVVLTITEMLRKHGVVGKFVEFYGEGVAAVPLANRATIGNMSPEFGSTAAMFPIDDVTLDYLRLTGRSEENVALVEAYTKEQGLWHDPSRELRFSEFLELDLSTVVPSISGPKRPQDRIELTDAKEQFRKDIHNYVSIEDGSVDEALDESFPASDSPSFTHADSHTTETARVASAANGANGRPSSPVHVKTADGREFELDHGAVSIASITSCTNTSNPSVMLAAALLARNAVDKGLTSKPWVKTSVAPGSKVVTDYYEKSGLTPYLEKLGFYIVGYGCATCIGNSGPLEPEISEAIQANDLSVTAVLSGNRNFEGRINPDVKMNYLASPPLVIAYALAGSMDFDFDTDALGTDSEGNEVFLKDIWPNPTEVQEVIDSSIDEAMFAKGYEGVFDGDDRWKALDTPAGDTFAWAEDSTYVRKPPYFEGMKAQPDPVKDISGARVLLKLGDSVTTDHISPAGSFKSDTPAGQYLLANGVERKDFNSYGSRRGNHEVMIRGTFANIRIKNQLLDGVEGGFTRDFSQEGAPQAYVYDAAQNYQAAGTPLVVLAGKEYGSGSSRDWAAKGTALLGVKAVIAESYERIHRSNLIGMGVLPLQFPAGESAATLGLTGTETFAVEGVTELNNGTTPKTLKVTATAEDGTSKSFDAVLRIDTPGEADYYRNGGILQYVLRQISA, encoded by the coding sequence ATGAGCACTGTGGACAGCTTCGGTTCCAAAGGCGTACTGAATGTAGCCGGCACCGACTATGAAATTTTCCGGTTGAACTCCGTAGAGGGCGCAGACAGCCTTCCGTTCAGCCTCAAGGTATTGCTTGAAAACCTCCTGCGGACTGAGGATGGCGCCAATATAACGGCTGACCATGTCCGCGCCCTGGCCGGTTGGGATCCCAACGCGGAGCCCGACACGGAAATCCAGTTCACCCCGGCACGTGTCATCATGCAGGACTTCACTGGCGTTCCCTGCGTTGTTGACCTGGCCACCATGCGTGAAGCCGTCAAGGAACTTGGCGGCGACCCCAAGCGCGTCAACCCGTTGGCGCCTGCGGAAATGGTTATCGACCACTCCGTCCAGATCGACGCGTTCGGTAACTCGGGCGCGCTGGAACGCAACATGGAGATCGAGTACCAGCGCAATGGTGAGCGCTACCAGTTCCTTCGCTGGGGCCAGACCGCGTTCGACGACTTCAAGGTCGTTCCCCCGGGAACCGGTATTGTCCACCAGGTCAACATCGAGTACCTGGCACGCACCGTGATGACCCGCGAGGTTGACGGCGTCGTCCGTGCCTATCCCGACACCTGTGTGGGCACTGACTCCCACACGACCATGGTCAACGGCCTTGGCATCCTGGGTTGGGGCGTCGGTGGCATCGAAGCCGAGGCAGCAATGCTCGGCCAGCCGGTCTCCATGCTCATTCCGCGTGTTGTCGGCTTCAAGCTCAACGGCAGCATTCCGGCCGGCGCAACCGCTACGGACGTCGTCCTGACCATCACCGAAATGCTGCGCAAGCACGGTGTTGTGGGCAAGTTCGTCGAGTTCTACGGCGAAGGCGTTGCGGCTGTGCCGCTGGCCAACCGCGCCACCATCGGCAACATGAGCCCGGAATTCGGTTCCACGGCCGCCATGTTCCCGATCGACGACGTCACCTTGGACTACCTGCGCCTGACGGGCCGCTCAGAAGAGAACGTCGCCCTGGTGGAGGCGTACACCAAGGAGCAGGGCCTCTGGCACGACCCTTCCCGCGAACTGCGTTTCTCCGAGTTCCTCGAGCTGGACCTCTCCACGGTTGTTCCGTCGATCTCCGGCCCGAAGCGTCCCCAGGACCGCATCGAGCTCACGGATGCCAAGGAGCAGTTCCGCAAGGACATCCACAACTACGTCTCCATCGAAGACGGCAGCGTGGACGAGGCCTTGGACGAATCCTTCCCCGCTTCCGATTCGCCGTCCTTCACGCACGCCGACTCGCACACCACGGAGACGGCACGCGTTGCGTCCGCCGCCAATGGTGCGAACGGCCGTCCGTCGTCGCCGGTTCACGTGAAGACCGCTGACGGACGCGAATTCGAACTGGACCACGGCGCAGTGTCGATCGCCTCGATCACGTCCTGCACCAACACGTCCAACCCTTCCGTCATGCTGGCTGCCGCCCTCCTGGCACGCAACGCCGTGGACAAGGGCCTCACCTCCAAGCCGTGGGTCAAGACGTCCGTCGCCCCCGGCTCCAAGGTGGTCACGGACTACTACGAAAAGTCCGGCCTGACCCCGTACCTCGAGAAGCTCGGCTTCTACATCGTGGGTTACGGCTGCGCCACGTGCATCGGCAACTCCGGCCCGCTTGAGCCGGAAATCTCCGAAGCAATCCAGGCCAACGACCTCTCCGTGACGGCAGTCCTCTCGGGCAACCGCAACTTCGAAGGCCGCATCAACCCGGACGTAAAGATGAACTACCTGGCTTCGCCGCCGCTGGTCATCGCTTACGCACTGGCTGGTTCCATGGACTTCGACTTCGACACCGATGCCCTGGGCACCGACTCCGAAGGCAACGAGGTGTTCCTGAAGGACATCTGGCCGAACCCGACCGAGGTGCAGGAAGTCATTGACTCCTCCATCGACGAGGCCATGTTCGCCAAGGGTTATGAAGGCGTCTTCGACGGCGACGACCGCTGGAAGGCACTCGACACCCCTGCCGGTGACACCTTCGCCTGGGCTGAGGACTCCACCTACGTGCGGAAGCCCCCATACTTCGAGGGCATGAAGGCGCAGCCGGATCCCGTCAAGGACATCTCGGGTGCCCGCGTGCTCCTGAAGCTTGGCGATTCCGTCACCACGGACCACATCTCCCCGGCCGGCTCCTTCAAGTCGGACACCCCCGCTGGCCAGTACCTCCTGGCCAACGGTGTGGAGCGCAAGGACTTCAACTCCTACGGCTCACGCCGTGGCAACCACGAAGTCATGATCCGCGGTACCTTCGCCAACATCCGCATCAAGAACCAGCTCCTGGACGGCGTCGAAGGTGGCTTCACCCGCGACTTCAGCCAGGAAGGCGCACCGCAGGCCTACGTCTACGACGCAGCCCAGAACTACCAGGCTGCGGGAACGCCGCTGGTTGTCCTGGCAGGCAAGGAATACGGTTCCGGTTCGTCCCGTGACTGGGCAGCCAAGGGCACTGCGCTCCTGGGTGTCAAGGCAGTCATCGCCGAGAGCTACGAGCGCATCCACCGCTCCAACCTGATCGGCATGGGTGTCCTTCCGCTCCAGTTCCCGGCCGGCGAGTCGGCTGCAACGCTGGGCCTGACCGGTACGGAAACCTTTGCAGTTGAGGGCGTCACCGAGCTGAACAACGGCACCACGCCGAAGACGCTCAAGGTCACGGCAACGGCTGAGGACGGCACGTCCAAGTCCTTCGATGCTGTGCTGCGTATCGATACCCCGGGCGAAGCGGACTACTACCGCAACGGTGGCATCCTGCAGTACGTTCTGCGTCAGATCTCCGCATAA